The genomic region GCGAGCGAGGGAGGAGGCTGCTAGGTCTCCGTTGAGTGGCCCCCTTTTATACCCCCACCACGCGAAATGACCGAAATGCCCTGGTGGGGGCATGGTATTTACATTTTGTTGCCATTACTATTCATTCCAGCAGTGATCGTCTTAGATTCAATGGCCCGGCTTCCTCCAGATGTCGATCCAACGGACGAAAACGCATCAAGGGAAATGATCCAACGACCGAGAGTCACTGATCTCTAAGGAGCCATGTAGAGACCTTCTTCTCTTATTTCTAGATTACTTGTAGCTGTTCCATGAATGTaggttcttctttcttttatcggTATAAAATCAAAACTTGTGGAATTGTTCTTGGTGTGGGTTTGATTTTATCGCGGAGGCTTCATACGGGCCAGCCAGAGTCACCATGGGCTAGGTGATAGAGTTCCGCGTGGAGGCATGGATGCAGTCAGTCTTGTGTGTATGTCTGCCCCAATGGGTGCCAATGTGGAGCACCTATCTGCCCTGACTCGAGGCCCTTACTCGAGTAGTTGCGTTGGTGCTCAAAACAGCTATTGGTTGTGCTTTTGCTTTGCATGACTAAATTGAGATAATCATGTTTGAAAGAAAAGGGAAGGGTGTGCGTGAGGTGGGATTTTTTGTGTTGCTGTTGGGCGCCTGTTTCATGTTCAAACACTCCCGAACGTACGCGGAAGAAATAAGCTTCGACCTTGAAGACAACTAATCATTTGTCATTTATTTATAATGCATTgttagcccgtagcaacgcacgaacGTTCTACTAGTCTAAGGTAATTAAGATCTAAAGCACATGGAAAACAAAACCTGTTTCCGAATCGTGAGGTAAATAGGCAATCAGATGATCCACAATCTGTATGCCCCACACCCTTGCATGCCACGAATCCTCTCCCACAAATAACCCAATATATGTATGCCAAGTTTTCTTCTCAACCATTATGAATACTAGCTAAATACTCGTGCGTTGCTATGGAATGAATCAATATTTGAAGAGTCGTGGCATGTGAAGCGATATATTATGGACAATTTTAGAAAGAATATCTAGAAAAAAGTGGATTGCGTAGACTATAGGGAAATAAGATTGGGAAAGTCGCTACTCCTAATCATCTACAGACATAATTACTCGTCTGCCTAATTAATGATTTGCATTAATGACTTAATTTTTAAATTGGTCCATCGCTCAGTTTTTAAATTATTATGCATTAATGGCTATGGTTGAACAACAACGCGTATACATTCCCCTTTAAATAGTAAAGATGGTGTGTCCTAATTGTTGAAGGGGAGTAAAACTAGTATGAAAATAGAAAGTACTCAATTGATAGCTCTAGATTTGATTTCATTGGGCTAGCTAGTATATTTAATGCTAACTCTTTGTGCATAGTCAattaagactagtcacagtggagagtaacttagagtaggttactagtctatgttactatttTCACAGTGGGTACtaacatatgtgttgtgtcatgcatcacttcatttattaggttgtagcattttttcttgatatgtgtgatatTATAGTAACATACTATGTTACCACATACTTCTCTTTtttcattaattacatgccacatcatctattttaattaaataagtgtgatgttaccacttatgttactcccactatgggtagtctaagAACAAGTGATTTCATCGTCTGACCCTAAGTTACATGGTTGATTCTATGATTTCTATCTTTGCAGATGCCATATGTCCTCTTGCAAAAATTTGTACACGCTACAAAACTGTAGTGTGAAGTTTGACTACTACGGCTCAATCTACAGCCAGACAGAaaaatgcactccacaaaaataaAATGTTTGAGTGCTATTATAATGATAAAAAAAATCCTGCTATATTACCCAGATGGAGCATGAAAGTTGGCGTCCAAGAAATTGATTTCATTTCACGGAAAGAAGTCACATGTTTCTtgagattgggggggggggggggggggggggagctatcATGCAATAATTAAGTTCCACATGGCACCGAGTAGCCAAAGATTCCAGAGACGGTTCTCGCGCAATTTGTCAATGATGAAAAACGTCCAATTGGCGACGACATGCGCACCAAAAACCCGGAGAAAAACAGTCAGTGGCAGCCTGATCATTGCGACACGAATACATCTGTAACCTTTACGGGCCGTTACATTTTAAGATTACGGCCAACACATACATGTATGACTCTCTGATTTAGCATGCTTGAGTCAGGGCCTCTTTGATCCTCTGTGCTACAAGAGTTTTATCAGAAGCCTTTTGAGTCGCAGGACGTCTTTATTTTCGTGAGAAAGATTATGAATTCAAAAACTGCAGTGCTACTAGAGATCAACGGAGCTCATCTTTAATTCCATTTCGTGCCCTGAAACCCGCCGGAGCGCAGCCCTCCACGGCGGCCGCCGGTCCTGGTCTCCCACGCTCCAGTTAATAATGTAGGAATAAAAGGCAGAGCTTTCAAAAAAAGAAGCGAGGGGACGGAAAAGACAAGGCGATAAATTACAAAGACGACCCCGAGCGACggggcggccccctcctcctcggTGCCTTTCCCCAGCCATCACGAGTCCCCTCCCCTCCCCGAACCCAACCAGAACcaacgccactccaccaccacaaCTGCGCCTCCCCCCCAAGGATTCCCTCGGATACCTTCCCTCCCCTCCGCTCCCCAGCTCCAGCTCCCGCCCCCACGCCGCGCCGTCGCGGCCGGGCCACGGCCATTGGCCtcgctcctcccctcccctccccgtcGCCCTTCGGCCGGCCTCCGTCTCCCCCGCGGTAAGCCTGCAGCTGCTTCCCAATCTTTGACTCCAGTGCCGCGAGATCTTGGCTTGGATCTGCGGCCCCGTGTCTTCCCCGGGCCGTCTACTCGTCGAGTTTGCTCGCTTCTTGTTCTCGATTCGGCACAAGGAGCGCGCGTGCAGGGTGGAATTGCGGCCGGGCTGGTCATTTCATGTCAACATCCTTCCTTCTTTTGTCCCCCGCCTCAGTTCCAGCACGCGCATCTCCGTCAAATTCTTCTTTTTGGAAGAGGGGGTCGGTTCACTTCAGGTTGGCAGTACTAGTACCAAACGTAGCTTTCGCTGCAGCAGCTGCAGTCCAGCTCTGTTTTATTTCTAGTACCGAAACAGTTGTTGGAGTTTGGGCGATGTAGCTGTCCCTGGAAGCCCGAGTTTCTCCTCCCCAGTAATGGAGTGGGCCGGTACTTGAAAGCCGAGCTGGCGCATTGTTGAAAAAGAGCCATCTTATTCTTTTTCCTCAGGTGTTTGCTTCAGGTCTAGATTTGAAGAATCATGTGGCAACGTCACAAAAAGAATGCACATGCCTGGAACTTCAATATGGGGTAACCATTGCCCCTAGCAAAATGTAGAAGCATCAAGCTTCAGTAGAGGGTAAAGCTAGGTAGAGTACATTGAGTGACAGTGGAGAAACAGATCCGATCTGTTGGCTCTCTCTGTATGCAACTCTGAGCTCTCTATATAATCTTACAGCTCCAAATTAGAGCTTGAAAGCATGGGCGCTTTGAGTCGGTAGGATTCGATTACAATGTTTGAGTTTTGCAAACCTCTGACCCCTTCTCTGAAATTTGTAGCAAGACTCGATTACATTTCCCCTCAGTTGGAGCGAGTGTCACCGTTGTACCTTTTAGGGGGTTTAGTTCAGTTTGGTAGTACCAAACTACCAATCGTTGTGTTCATAGCACCATAGCAGTTTGTTTACTTGTACCAAAACAGTTGTTGGAGTTTAGGTGATGTGTTACGCCACTGTCCCTGAAAGCCTGAATTCCTACTTCGCAGTAATGGAATGGAGCGGTACATGGAACCAAAGTTGGTACCTACATGGCTGATGCATTGTTGAATTTTTGTTGCTGCTGTTGCGTGTTTGCCCTGAAGTAATTGTTGCGACTGTAGATTGAAGGATTATGCGGAACCGTCACCAACCAAATGTTGAAGAATCAGACTCTAATATAGAGTTGCTATTCTCACCAGCAAAATGTGGAAGAACTAATATTTGATAGAGGGTAGATCCAGCCAGCTAGGTTGAGTACATTGGGTGCCCATTTGTTTGCTCTTTCATATAGTCTTTACCCCTTCAAATTAGAGCCTCTTAAAAGCGTGTGTGGTAGCAGCCTGTGCGAGCTACTCAGCTGCCAAAGGAGTGAGCTACTCAACTCTGTTCTGTGGGAGCATACTAAGAAACTCCTAGCATTTTCAATTAGTCCAGAGATTTCAGATTCCTACCATGCAGCTAAATCTAGTGCACATGTTGTAGTTAAGGGAGCTTAGACTTGTTAAGCGCATGCTAACTATTTCCTTTCATATTTCACAAAGGTGGGCGGTTTAACACATTTTTCAGTTTCCTGCTTTTATTTTACAAGTCCTTGAAATTAGATTTAGCCTCTTCAAAAATAAATAATTCATTATTTAATCTTTATTTAACTTTTAATCGCCCCTTATTATTTGTGTAGAATGAGAAGTTGTTAAACTACCTCGGGAAAACCATTTCAGAGAAAGTTGACGTTCTCAATTGTTGATCTTTCTGAACTAGATCCTTCATATATTGATATCTGACTTTATTTTGTGAAGGAATATGAAACTAAGGACAAAACGACCTGGATGGAAGTCCCTCGTGCCTCTGCAGTTGAGCAGGAAATCCACCATGCGCTTCTTTCTGTTTCCCAAGGTTCAGGCATCCGGTCAATCTCCAAATGATACTCCGGTTTATCTTAATGTGTATGATTTGACACCCATGAATGGCTACATATATTGGGCAGGCCTTGGTATATTTCACTCTGGCATTGAAGGTACTTATTTGTGTCAGATGCATCTTTTTAAGCAAACGTACTATTTATGCACCAGTTCTTTTCATTCTTCTTTTCTCATTTCTGTTTGGTTTCGAGTTATAAATCCAACACGACTTCACTGATGCTATATTAGTCACCATTTCTCCTGGATTGTTCAGATCATTCCAACTAGCTCATAACGGCTAATGTTAACTATCAATAGGCTGCAGCTTACTTTTATGTACCATTCTCCAATCAAGTTGTTACTTACTCGACTGTGCATTAAAATAACAAGTAATCCCCTTACCTGAACGACTCATGTCTGCATAGTGGAGTTCTAGGTAAATAATAGCGCTTATTTTGACCATCAGGTTTTTGTGGTTGTAATGCGACTAATGATATCTTTGCCACCAGTATCATAGCAATTTAGCACACGATGCTTCAGGTGTTCATCTAGTACAGATTTTGGCATAGCCTATATAAGCTCCATCATGTACTCATATGTGCTACTGCTGCTGTTATTAGCTCATATTGCTACACTCATGTATAGGCATAGCCTCTGATCTTTTATTTCTTTTGGTAGAGATAAATATGGGATGGTagcctatgttttcccttctacgAAAACTATAGATGAATGAAATAATCTTTGCCTCTCTTGATTTTGAGGGACCGCTCTATATGGCATTATGGCTTAGACTTCAATCTTTCTTTCCCAAATGGGTAGCTTCGGAAGGTGAATAAATAAATATTTTTACATGTATACATATGTAGACCCATCTCTTAGACATGAGGTAAGGATCTTCCTGGATCCCTTTAGTCCAGTGTCCGCTGCCAGGACAAGAGGATGGATATTTAGGGCTCTCTCTAGAGCTTTTGTTAGCTTTAGCTTATTCCAATTGGGTCTGCTTGTGAAAAGGTGGAACAACAATTAAACCTTTATTCAGGTCCTCTAAAACAACACCAAAATCCTACCTGGCTCTTCTGTTTTACTGTCCTCGTGCAAATCAAACTGgacaatttttgtggagtacagaACTGATCTGAATAACATTGTAGTCTGATTGCCTTTTTTTTTTCTTCACATGCAGTTCATGGCGTCGAATATGCATTTGGAGCACATGATTATCCCACAAGCGGAGTATTTGAGGTAGAACCTCGTCAATGTCCTGGTTTCAGATTCAGGAGATCAATATTCCTTGGTACGACGTGCTTAGATCCCATCCAAGTTAGGCAGTTCATGGAGCTACAGTCAGTAAACTACAATGGAGATTCTTACCATCTTATCATGAAGAATTGCAACCACTTTTGCAAGGATATGTGTTACAAATTGACCGGCAGCAAAATTCCAAAATGGGTGAATCGGCTCGCCAGAATAGGTACCATAACTTAATGCAAGCACTAATGCTTATTATTATTAGATGGTCAACTGTTTATTCCAAAAGGATAGGCAGTTGTGATAATGTTGAGTGCATGGTCAGAATGCATTGAGCACTTTGACAATTACGGCCATCATTCTTGCTGATTAAATTCCATTGCCACTTTATTTTCTAGAAATGTAGTTTACCAAATTGTTGTGTAAAGCTGTACTTTTTGTGATCACATCATCTGCTAGTGCAATTCTGTAATCTTTACAGCGATTGGACTGGAGACCTTGATAGATTAGGAAAAGAATATAACCCTCCACCACACAAAAAAAGGCAATATATGACGGTGCACTTGACACCTGATCTTGTTGCAGCCTAATCATCTGCTAGATATTTGAGAAGTCTCTGTTTTCAGTTTTAAACAGGAATTGCATTCAGCATGGGCCAGCTTCCGCACAACATGAAACTCTGAACATGTAGTTCAACTGTCCATGGTCGGTGTAGTTTCATTTCTTGTCCAGATAAAGTCGTAGAAGAAATGAGATTCTTGTCATGTACatcaattattattatttttgcttgtTTTCCTGAGGTCCTTAAAAACTGACTTTTATCCCTTTTTCCTACAGGTGCCATCTGCAACTGCCTCCTCCCGGAGTCTCTCAAGATTTCCCCGGTCGGCCATGATCCAAACAGCCAGCCCGAGGATTCAGAGAAGCGCCGCCTGCGAAACCCGTTAAGCTGCTTCTCCTCCATCTCGAGCCAGAGAGCGCTTCCCCCGTCTTCTTCCCCTTTCCCTCCATCGCCCGTGAAAGAGCCCATTCTGAGCTCTTCATTGAGGAAATCCAGCACCGCGTCGCTCAAGAGTAGGTAGCCTGCGTAACTTTTGAGACCAAGTTGGCTAATTCAGGCAGCGGCGGCGCATCTGGACGGTGCCAGttaatttctctctctctctctcggtgtcAGCCTAATGCTTGCTTGTTGATGTTGTTGTTTGTTGTATCATGTGATGTAATCCCCGTGAAAAGAGTGGCTAAAGACAGATGTGATTTGGGTGAACGAATTCACCTCGATTCCACCCGCTCCCTCCCTGTACTCCTGATAGACTGTCGGCCAGATTGGATTTGTATATTAGTCTCTATCTATTCTTTCAGTTCAGTCTCCTCTAGTCCCTGTCTCATCGTACCTGATATCTTCCTCCTGTTGTCACATCCATGCATGCTTGTGTTGTCATGTGATTTTTTACCTAGTCAACTGTAAAAGCACAGACCAGTCTAGTTCAGCAGTAAATCAGCTAGCCTGCCATGTCCATATGCAGCTCACCGCATGTGGTTTTCTGAAAGATGGAGCAGTGTAGGCTCTAAATGAAGGCACATGCCAGTGGTCAGTTGAGCTGAGGTTGAGACCGGAAGTCAGTAAAGGTGGCTACAGGCGTACCACGCCTACGCCGGCGGATCGGATCTGCATCTCAGCCATACAGGTGTTGCAGCCGCGCTGCGAGCGTACAATTCCGCGGAGTGGCGGCGTGCCCACCAAAGGATAGGAGAAGAGAAGGACGAGGAGGGAAGGACAGCGAGCACGACAGTTTGCGGGCGCTGAAAGCTCTGCCCCAGTCTCCAATCTCGTCGTACGTAACGTAGTACAGCTCCAGGGGGGAGGCACCTCTCGGATAAGAATGCTCCGATCCTATGATGCCCCCACGACTAAGCAACGCCAAAGCCAAAGCCACGCCCAGCCCCCCGGCAACCTGCGTACGTTGCGTCCCCCACACGGCcacggcgggcgggcgggcgggggcCATAaagccggcgacggcgacggggctcGACGAGGACGACGGTCGATGGCTCCCTCCGGGCTGTCCGTCTGTCTGTATGTGTGTTTTGTTTCTTCCCGTTCGTCCGTGTGCGGCCAAGGACGGAGGAGGAGGGTCCCTGTCAGGCGCGGTGGATGACGGGCGACGATCGGTTAGGTCGTGCGCGCGCTCGCTTCGCGGTGGCACGTACGTACGTGTTACTTTGGAGTTTTGATCCGTCATTTCATCCAGGCCGATCGCCCGCCTTTTATCCCTTTTTTACAGGGCTTATCCACGCGGGAGAATGGCTTTTCAGGCGACGGCTGGTTCGGTTCGCTTCTGCAATCATTAGCTCCGGATAACATGGCTGCGGTTTTTCTACCCTGAGCTCGACACGTCCGACGTCTACTCCTACTAGGATAGGAGATGCCACGTTTATGCGGCTAGCTGTACGTACGTGAGCCGAGCACCAACTCCTGCTCTGTTCCTGCTATCTCATGCTCCGAATGATGCCCAGCGTAAGCGTCAGTGCCTTGCTAGTGCTGCCACTCTCCTGTGCCGCCAGTTACACATtgttgacgtataaatgtattGCATAGTTTTTTTTATATCAAATCGGTCTTTGATTGCATTGACtaaagcatgcacttctacatCGTATCAGAGTCAAAAGGTCTTAAGTTCAAGACCCAGCTGGCTGTAACTATTTTCGGTCCATGTTTAGGCCtgagagcatgcacttctacacacACAGAGAACAGCTGCTGATTGAAAGACGGAAGGGATGTCATCAGGTGGCATTTCCCCCTTCATAATAGTATATTCTTCTGTGATAAAGCCCGCCAACTGAGGTGAAGCCCAGTCAGTTGGGCCGAGGCCGACCCCAGATCATCATCAAAAGCAAAAGAATACAAATGGGGACTGCACATACGCCTTGTGAGCTGTGATCACGCCATTAGACATTACTACTAGTTCAGCTCACGATAAACCACTTGCATGATGATAACCCGTACATAATATATACTTACAAAGATTACCAATTCATAATGTACATGGCTTAGCAAATAGTACGTACTACTACTGAGATTCTCCGTTAGGGCATCCACCCATTGAAACTACCACCAATACTACCCAGTTCTGACTTGCTGCTACTACTGCTAGTACGTGCATACGATTGCCCCGCAATCCcggttgattaattaattaattaacattgaTTGAGCATAGTAAACTACCACTAGCACTGTTCTTTCACCCCCTCTATCCGGATCAGCTGAACTGATCGTACACCCCTCCGAGGTAGCCGCCGGCCG from Triticum aestivum cultivar Chinese Spring chromosome 4A, IWGSC CS RefSeq v2.1, whole genome shotgun sequence harbors:
- the LOC123084936 gene encoding deSI-like protein At4g17486 isoform X1 — protein: MSTSFLLLSPASVPARASPSNSSFWKRGSVHFRNMKLRTKRPGWKSLVPLQLSRKSTMRFFLFPKVQASGQSPNDTPVYLNVYDLTPMNGYIYWAGLGIFHSGIEVHGVEYAFGAHDYPTSGVFEVEPRQCPGFRFRRSIFLGTTCLDPIQVRQFMELQSVNYNGDSYHLIMKNCNHFCKDMCYKLTGSKIPKWVNRLARIGAICNCLLPESLKISPVGHDPNSQPEDSEKRRLRNPLSCFSSISSQRALPPSSSPFPPSPVKEPILSSSLRKSSTASLKSR
- the LOC123084936 gene encoding deSI-like protein At4g17486 isoform X2; this translates as MLTISFHISQRNMKLRTKRPGWKSLVPLQLSRKSTMRFFLFPKVQASGQSPNDTPVYLNVYDLTPMNGYIYWAGLGIFHSGIEVHGVEYAFGAHDYPTSGVFEVEPRQCPGFRFRRSIFLGTTCLDPIQVRQFMELQSVNYNGDSYHLIMKNCNHFCKDMCYKLTGSKIPKWVNRLARIGAICNCLLPESLKISPVGHDPNSQPEDSEKRRLRNPLSCFSSISSQRALPPSSSPFPPSPVKEPILSSSLRKSSTASLKSR
- the LOC123084936 gene encoding deSI-like protein At4g17486 isoform X3, which encodes MKLRTKRPGWKSLVPLQLSRKSTMRFFLFPKVQASGQSPNDTPVYLNVYDLTPMNGYIYWAGLGIFHSGIEVHGVEYAFGAHDYPTSGVFEVEPRQCPGFRFRRSIFLGTTCLDPIQVRQFMELQSVNYNGDSYHLIMKNCNHFCKDMCYKLTGSKIPKWVNRLARIGAICNCLLPESLKISPVGHDPNSQPEDSEKRRLRNPLSCFSSISSQRALPPSSSPFPPSPVKEPILSSSLRKSSTASLKSR